Proteins from a single region of Haloterrigena alkaliphila:
- the hisB gene encoding imidazoleglycerol-phosphate dehydratase HisB has product MSERTATVTRETAETSIECALEIDGDGEVDVDTGIGFFDHMLASFAKHGLFDLRVECDGDLEIDDHHTVEDVAIVLGEAFDEALGDRAGIVRYADRKVPLDEAVVGAVVDVSGRPRFYFDGTFSQAEIGDFTSDMARHFGESLAMNAGLTVHLEVVAGENAHHEVEALFKALARTLDDATRRDERRSGTPSTKGTL; this is encoded by the coding sequence ATGAGCGAGCGAACGGCGACCGTGACGCGCGAGACGGCCGAGACGTCGATCGAGTGCGCGCTCGAGATCGACGGCGACGGCGAGGTCGACGTCGACACCGGGATCGGTTTCTTCGACCACATGCTGGCGTCGTTCGCCAAACACGGGCTGTTCGACCTGCGCGTCGAGTGCGACGGCGACCTCGAGATCGACGATCACCACACCGTCGAGGACGTGGCGATCGTCCTCGGCGAGGCGTTCGACGAGGCGCTGGGTGACCGGGCCGGCATCGTTCGCTACGCCGACCGAAAGGTCCCCCTCGACGAGGCCGTCGTCGGCGCCGTCGTCGACGTGAGCGGCCGTCCACGCTTTTACTTCGACGGGACGTTCTCGCAGGCCGAGATCGGCGACTTCACGAGCGACATGGCCCGCCACTTCGGCGAGTCGCTGGCGATGAACGCCGGGCTGACCGTCCACCTCGAGGTCGTCGCCGGCGAGAACGCCCACCACGAGGTCGAGGCGCTGTTCAAGGCGCTCGCGCGGACGCTCGACGACGCGACGCGACGCGACGAGCGGCGATCGGGGACGCCGAGCACGAAAGGGACCCTCTGA
- the hisA gene encoding 1-(5-phosphoribosyl)-5-[(5-phosphoribosylamino)methylideneamino]imidazole-4-carboxamide isomerase, with the protein MSEFPTFQVIPAVDVQDGEVVQLVQGERGTEKRYGDPVDAARRWLDEGAEALHLVDLDGAFEGQRANADAIDDVLETVDVPTQLGGGIRTADDAVDLLERGVDRVILGTAAVENPEIVAEISERHPDSVVVSLDAKDGEVVVEGWTEGAGISPVEAAERYEELGAAAILFTNVDVEGQLEGVATEPVRELVDATAIPVVASGGVATLEDVRDLKDAGAAAVVVGSALYEGKFTLEEAQSVVDDS; encoded by the coding sequence ATGAGCGAGTTTCCGACATTTCAGGTGATTCCCGCCGTCGACGTCCAGGACGGCGAGGTCGTCCAGCTCGTCCAGGGCGAGCGCGGGACCGAGAAGCGCTACGGCGACCCCGTCGACGCCGCCCGCCGGTGGCTCGACGAGGGCGCCGAAGCGCTCCACCTCGTCGATCTGGACGGCGCCTTCGAGGGCCAGCGGGCCAACGCCGACGCCATCGACGACGTCCTCGAGACCGTCGACGTCCCGACGCAACTGGGCGGAGGCATCCGAACCGCCGACGACGCCGTCGACCTGCTCGAGCGCGGCGTCGACCGGGTCATCCTCGGAACGGCGGCCGTCGAGAATCCCGAGATCGTCGCCGAGATCAGCGAGCGCCACCCAGACAGCGTGGTCGTCAGCCTCGACGCCAAGGACGGCGAGGTCGTCGTGGAGGGGTGGACCGAGGGCGCGGGAATCTCCCCGGTCGAAGCGGCGGAGCGGTACGAAGAGCTTGGCGCCGCCGCGATTCTCTTCACCAACGTCGACGTCGAGGGCCAACTCGAGGGCGTCGCCACGGAACCGGTGCGGGAACTGGTCGACGCGACCGCTATCCCGGTCGTCGCCAGCGGCGGCGTGGCCACGCTCGAGGACGTTCGCGACCTGAAGGACGCCGGCGCGGCCGCCGTCGTGGTCGGCAGCGCGCTCTACGAAGGGAAGTTCACGCTCGAGGAGGCGCAGTCTGTCGTCGACGATAGCTGA
- a CDS encoding ABC transporter substrate-binding protein, which translates to MSDKNDSGRTLRRRRVLGAMGAAGGLALAGCLGGGESDADSLDEAIDEDLEESEYETLEIGHWWTAGGEKDAFDALISGFEEEHPDIDVEPQESPGGGGSALETDVRSRFVDNDPPSTFQIWPGQALTTYTNDDLLFDIGEHVWESDMQDAYLSGPEEQAQIDGTYYAVPINIHRLNNVFYNVSVLEDADVDPSSLESIDDFATALAAVDDAGYTGFAQSTATFMMVQLWAATLLSEGGVDTYDAVINGNVSDNEDVVRSSLERVVEFSEYFPEDASSAAWDEANGDVIAGEAAFHHNGDWAAGQYLGEDGFDFEDDWDYIPFPGTDGMYALNMDSFVFPKNNPSPNATLAFLRYAGTADAQRRFNLQKGSIPPRNDVDTSEFTAFHQRQIEQFQSSDEQPPSMAHGLALSPGQQSDVEGVMTAMAENWDADEAYSGIVDALE; encoded by the coding sequence ATGAGCGATAAGAACGACAGCGGTCGGACGCTTCGACGGCGTCGCGTTCTGGGTGCGATGGGTGCAGCGGGTGGGTTAGCGCTCGCGGGCTGTCTCGGCGGCGGCGAATCGGACGCCGATTCGCTCGACGAGGCCATCGACGAGGACCTCGAGGAGAGCGAGTACGAGACGCTCGAGATCGGTCACTGGTGGACCGCGGGCGGCGAGAAGGACGCGTTCGATGCCCTCATCTCCGGGTTCGAAGAGGAACATCCCGACATCGACGTCGAACCGCAGGAGTCACCAGGCGGGGGCGGCAGCGCGCTCGAGACCGACGTTCGGAGTCGGTTCGTCGACAACGATCCGCCGAGCACGTTCCAGATCTGGCCCGGACAGGCGCTGACGACGTACACCAACGACGACCTCCTGTTCGACATCGGGGAACACGTCTGGGAGAGCGACATGCAAGACGCCTACCTCTCGGGCCCCGAGGAGCAGGCCCAGATCGACGGGACCTACTACGCGGTCCCGATCAACATCCACCGACTCAACAACGTGTTCTACAACGTGTCGGTGCTCGAGGACGCGGACGTCGACCCCTCGTCCCTCGAGAGCATCGACGATTTCGCCACTGCGCTCGCGGCCGTCGACGACGCCGGCTACACCGGCTTCGCGCAGTCGACCGCGACGTTCATGATGGTCCAGCTGTGGGCCGCGACGCTGCTTTCGGAGGGCGGCGTCGATACCTACGACGCGGTCATCAACGGAAACGTCTCGGACAACGAGGACGTCGTCCGAAGCTCGCTCGAGCGGGTCGTCGAGTTCTCGGAGTACTTCCCCGAAGACGCCAGCTCCGCCGCGTGGGACGAGGCCAACGGCGACGTCATCGCCGGCGAGGCGGCCTTCCACCACAACGGCGACTGGGCGGCCGGCCAGTACCTCGGCGAGGACGGGTTCGACTTCGAGGACGACTGGGACTACATCCCGTTCCCGGGAACCGACGGCATGTACGCGCTGAACATGGACTCGTTCGTCTTCCCGAAGAACAACCCGTCGCCGAACGCGACGCTCGCGTTCCTCCGGTACGCGGGGACGGCGGACGCACAGCGGCGCTTCAACCTGCAGAAGGGGTCGATCCCGCCGCGGAACGACGTCGACACGTCCGAGTTCACCGCCTTCCACCAGCGCCAGATCGAGCAGTTCCAGTCCTCCGACGAACAGCCGCCGTCGATGGCCCACGGACTGGCGCTGTCGCCGGGGCAGCAGTCGGACGTCGAGGGCGTCATGACGGCGATGGCCGAAAACTGGGACGCCGACGAGGCCTACAGCGGCATCGTCGACGCGCTCGAGTAA
- a CDS encoding amino acid-binding protein — protein sequence MFDEIMEKFEGSPSQQAVIRLLLERGFSVNDDGRVVSGGIEIPNTGIAREIGVDRRVVDSTTDVILDDPELRRIFQNISQVPSLMDLAPVLDLTVLSVAVHDAEQEGIVAQVTGTLAENGISIRQTISEDPEFTDEPMLYLITDQDLPGAVITEIRDLEFVRKIELQ from the coding sequence ATGTTCGACGAGATCATGGAGAAGTTCGAGGGCTCGCCGAGTCAGCAGGCGGTCATTCGCCTGTTACTGGAGCGGGGGTTCTCGGTCAACGACGACGGCCGCGTCGTCTCGGGCGGGATCGAGATCCCGAACACCGGCATCGCCCGCGAGATCGGCGTCGATCGGCGCGTGGTCGACTCGACGACCGACGTCATTCTCGACGACCCGGAACTGCGTCGCATCTTCCAGAACATCTCGCAGGTGCCGAGCCTGATGGATCTGGCGCCGGTGCTCGATCTGACGGTGCTGTCGGTCGCGGTCCACGACGCCGAACAGGAGGGGATCGTCGCGCAGGTCACGGGCACCCTCGCCGAGAACGGCATCTCGATTCGCCAGACGATCAGCGAGGACCCCGAGTTCACCGACGAGCCGATGCTCTACCTGATCACCGACCAGGACCTGCCGGGCGCGGTGATCACCGAGATCCGCGACCTCGAGTTCGTCCGGAAGATCGAACTCCAGTGA
- the fer gene encoding ferredoxin Fer yields MPTVEYLNYEVLDDQGWDMDDDDLFEQAADAGLDDEDYGTLDVAEGEYILEAAEAQGYDWPFSCRAGACANCAAIVREGEIDMDMQQILSDEEVEEKNVRLTCIGSAETDEVKIVYNAKHLDYLQNRVI; encoded by the coding sequence ATGCCCACGGTAGAATACCTCAACTACGAAGTACTGGACGACCAGGGCTGGGACATGGATGATGACGACCTCTTCGAGCAGGCTGCCGACGCCGGTCTCGACGACGAGGACTACGGAACCCTCGACGTCGCCGAGGGCGAGTACATCCTCGAGGCCGCCGAGGCCCAGGGCTACGACTGGCCCTTCTCCTGCCGTGCAGGCGCCTGTGCGAACTGTGCGGCGATCGTCCGAGAGGGCGAGATCGACATGGACATGCAGCAGATCCTCTCGGACGAGGAAGTCGAGGAGAAGAACGTCCGACTGACCTGCATCGGCTCCGCCGAGACCGACGAGGTCAAGATCGTCTACAACGCGAAACACCTCGACTACCTGCAGAACCGCGTCATCTAA
- a CDS encoding TrkH family potassium uptake protein: MQIRVDWRSSCSLTGTVLKWLTVPLAAPLALALLDGEDPIPFVAAIVTTVAVGLALEGLRDEPTLEQREAFLMVSLTWLTVALVGTVPFVLVGVGAPSASAFALSVDGVVNATFESMSGLTTTGATVMSGWDFENQSRAILLWRQLLQWLGGLGILIVAIGLLSNLLVGGAQLMETETQTKSVQKLRPRIGETARLIWGLYVGLTALAAATFYALHLLGAAPNMTLFNAVSHALTSVATAGFSPEGESVGAFAPAVQWAVIPFMILGATNFVLLYALTQGEFRRPLESEEFRFYIGLLAGIGALVAAILWIDPSIEAGLEATIRHGLFNVVSMLTTTGYASTDFNYWSAAATQLLFLCMFIGGMAGSTTCSIKTLRWLVAFKAFRRSFFTTIHPQAVRPVRLGDDVVDEETISDIFSYLMLAISIFALLTVFVVVDAVRFADPDVSEFEALSASASIFLNIGPAFGMAGPMDNYAGFPTTTRTVMIVMMWIGRIEIIPVLVLLTPAFWES; encoded by the coding sequence ATGCAGATTCGTGTCGACTGGCGCTCGAGTTGTAGCCTCACCGGGACCGTCCTGAAGTGGCTCACCGTCCCGCTCGCCGCCCCGCTCGCACTGGCGTTGCTGGACGGCGAGGATCCGATCCCGTTCGTCGCGGCGATCGTCACGACGGTCGCCGTCGGCCTCGCCCTCGAGGGACTGCGCGACGAGCCGACGCTCGAGCAGCGGGAGGCGTTTCTGATGGTCTCGCTGACGTGGCTGACCGTCGCCCTCGTCGGGACGGTGCCGTTCGTCCTCGTCGGCGTCGGCGCGCCTTCGGCATCCGCGTTCGCCCTCTCGGTCGACGGCGTCGTCAACGCGACCTTCGAGAGCATGAGCGGGCTCACGACCACCGGTGCGACGGTGATGAGCGGCTGGGACTTCGAGAACCAGTCCCGTGCGATCCTCCTCTGGCGGCAGCTCCTCCAGTGGCTCGGCGGACTGGGTATCCTGATCGTCGCCATCGGCCTCCTCTCGAACCTGCTGGTCGGGGGCGCACAGCTGATGGAAACCGAGACGCAGACGAAGAGCGTCCAGAAACTTCGTCCTCGGATCGGCGAGACCGCCCGGCTCATCTGGGGGCTGTACGTCGGCCTCACGGCGCTGGCCGCGGCGACCTTCTACGCGCTCCACCTGCTCGGCGCGGCCCCGAACATGACTCTCTTCAACGCCGTCTCCCACGCCCTGACGAGCGTCGCGACGGCCGGCTTCTCGCCGGAAGGCGAGAGCGTCGGCGCGTTCGCGCCGGCCGTCCAGTGGGCCGTCATCCCCTTCATGATCCTCGGCGCGACCAACTTCGTTCTCCTGTACGCGCTCACCCAGGGGGAGTTTCGCCGCCCCCTCGAGTCCGAGGAGTTCCGGTTCTACATCGGCCTGCTCGCGGGAATCGGCGCGCTCGTCGCGGCGATCCTCTGGATCGATCCGTCGATCGAAGCGGGCCTCGAGGCGACGATCCGACACGGCCTGTTCAACGTGGTCTCGATGCTGACGACGACCGGCTACGCGTCGACGGACTTCAACTACTGGTCGGCCGCCGCGACCCAGTTGCTGTTCCTGTGTATGTTCATCGGCGGCATGGCCGGCTCGACGACCTGCTCGATCAAGACGCTGCGCTGGCTCGTGGCGTTCAAGGCGTTCCGGCGCTCCTTCTTCACCACGATCCACCCGCAGGCGGTCCGCCCCGTTCGGCTGGGCGACGACGTCGTCGACGAGGAGACGATCAGCGACATCTTCTCGTATCTCATGCTGGCGATCAGCATCTTCGCCCTGCTGACCGTCTTCGTCGTCGTGGACGCGGTCCGCTTCGCCGACCCCGACGTCAGCGAGTTCGAGGCCCTCAGCGCCTCCGCCTCGATCTTTCTGAACATCGGCCCCGCCTTCGGGATGGCCGGCCCGATGGACAACTACGCCGGCTTCCCGACCACCACGCGCACCGTGATGATCGTCATGATGTGGATCGGCCGCATCGAGATCATTCCCGTGCTCGTGTTACTGACGCCGGCGTTCTGGGAATCCTAA
- a CDS encoding carbohydrate ABC transporter permease produces MIERLVRSLRQSSDSDADADSGRPLRSDGGERLNEPRSSSELRSDGGERPGGVDAAESGLGRPDETGPESESTLGSIRRSEFVQSIPFWLPGFLLVGAFVYGAIGWNFLISLTDWSGLGDPDYTNLSLDTYVQLLRDGAFHNATWNTIVLMVAFTGVSLIVGLLLAILMDREIRFGNGFRTIYLLPMSLSFVVTAIFWKWMYNASDGVINVTLEAIGLGAIAPNWLGDPRFKLWAVVIALIWQFSGYCMIVYLAALRAIPDDHYEAARVDGATTLRLYRRVIIPQLRAATMGATVVLVVFALKAFDFIYVIYGGSQPGPSADILGIMMYREAFAGTPEWAYGSAVAMVLFVLALAVIAPYAFAQYRRGDL; encoded by the coding sequence ATGATCGAACGGCTCGTTCGCTCCCTCCGGCAGTCGTCGGACTCGGATGCGGACGCGGACTCCGGCCGACCGCTCCGATCCGACGGCGGTGAGCGGCTCAACGAGCCGCGATCCTCGTCGGAGCTTCGCTCTGACGGCGGTGAGCGGCCCGGCGGGGTCGACGCCGCCGAGTCCGGCCTCGGCCGACCGGACGAGACCGGTCCCGAGTCGGAATCGACGCTCGGGTCGATCCGCCGAAGCGAGTTCGTGCAGTCGATTCCCTTCTGGCTCCCCGGGTTCCTCCTCGTGGGGGCGTTCGTCTACGGCGCGATCGGGTGGAACTTCCTGATCTCGCTGACCGACTGGTCCGGACTGGGCGACCCCGACTACACGAATCTCTCGCTGGATACGTACGTCCAGCTCCTCCGGGACGGCGCGTTCCACAACGCGACGTGGAACACGATCGTGCTGATGGTGGCGTTCACCGGCGTCTCGCTGATCGTCGGGCTTCTACTGGCGATCCTGATGGACAGAGAGATCCGCTTCGGCAACGGCTTCCGGACGATCTACCTGTTGCCGATGAGCCTCTCGTTCGTCGTCACCGCCATCTTCTGGAAGTGGATGTACAACGCCTCCGACGGCGTCATCAACGTGACCCTCGAGGCGATCGGCCTCGGCGCGATCGCGCCCAACTGGCTCGGCGATCCCCGATTCAAGCTGTGGGCGGTCGTCATCGCGCTGATCTGGCAGTTCAGCGGCTACTGCATGATCGTCTACCTGGCGGCGCTGCGAGCCATCCCGGACGACCACTACGAGGCGGCCCGCGTCGACGGCGCGACGACCCTGCGGCTCTACCGGCGCGTAATTATCCCGCAGCTCCGCGCGGCGACGATGGGCGCGACGGTCGTGCTCGTGGTCTTCGCGCTGAAGGCGTTCGACTTCATCTACGTCATCTACGGCGGCAGCCAGCCGGGCCCCTCGGCCGACATCCTCGGCATCATGATGTACCGCGAGGCGTTCGCCGGAACCCCCGAGTGGGCGTACGGCTCCGCCGTCGCGATGGTGCTGTTCGTCCTGGCGCTCGCCGTGATCGCCCCCTACGCCTTCGCGCAGTACCGACGAGGTGACCTATGA
- a CDS encoding inorganic phosphate transporter → MNAEPLLIVGILTAIFVGYNIGGSTTGPAFGPAVGADVITKVMAAGLMSIFFFIGAYTIGPQVVTTLGEELVTDTAIFTMRSNVAVLFFIGGALFVGNYAGVPASTSMTAVGAIAALGLATGELDWSVLGEIVVWWIVAPIIGFWVAGVVGRYFYPRINAWVAIEGSTDGEPMISVDRSGTVPRLQFGGDGDRREITGAFVVVGIGCLMGFSSGTSNIANAIAPIYGTGDVDMVPLILIGSAAVAVGCFTIARRTLDTLGNDITNLPLTAAIVVAVISSTIVVGLSAIGIPASFVVIATMSIVGLGWGRATRTTTLSDAARGEETRVSVGALTAEQEGEQSPGIGEEEPEDIPKASDLFDPSTTARVILMQNVVPLISTVGAYITFRFVPIFGF, encoded by the coding sequence GTGAACGCGGAACCGCTGCTTATCGTCGGGATTCTCACGGCGATCTTCGTCGGCTACAACATCGGCGGCTCGACGACCGGGCCCGCGTTCGGGCCCGCCGTCGGTGCCGACGTGATTACGAAGGTGATGGCCGCCGGGCTGATGTCGATTTTCTTCTTCATCGGGGCCTACACCATCGGCCCGCAGGTCGTCACGACGCTCGGCGAGGAACTCGTCACCGACACCGCCATCTTCACGATGCGGTCGAACGTCGCCGTCCTCTTCTTCATCGGGGGCGCGCTGTTCGTCGGCAACTACGCCGGCGTCCCGGCGTCGACGTCGATGACCGCCGTCGGCGCCATCGCCGCGCTCGGCCTGGCGACCGGGGAACTCGACTGGTCGGTGTTAGGCGAGATCGTCGTCTGGTGGATCGTCGCCCCGATCATCGGCTTCTGGGTGGCCGGCGTCGTCGGCCGCTACTTCTACCCGCGGATCAACGCGTGGGTCGCCATCGAGGGGAGTACGGACGGCGAGCCGATGATATCCGTCGACCGGTCCGGCACCGTCCCGCGGCTCCAGTTCGGCGGCGACGGCGATCGACGGGAGATCACCGGCGCGTTCGTCGTCGTCGGCATCGGCTGTCTGATGGGCTTTTCCTCGGGGACGAGCAACATCGCCAACGCGATCGCGCCGATCTACGGCACCGGCGACGTCGACATGGTGCCGCTGATTCTGATCGGCTCGGCGGCGGTCGCCGTCGGCTGCTTCACCATCGCCCGCCGGACGCTGGACACGCTCGGCAACGACATCACGAACCTCCCGCTGACGGCCGCGATCGTCGTCGCCGTCATCAGTTCGACCATCGTCGTCGGCCTCTCCGCGATCGGCATTCCCGCGAGTTTCGTCGTCATCGCGACGATGAGCATCGTCGGGTTAGGCTGGGGACGGGCCACCCGGACGACGACGCTGTCAGACGCCGCCCGCGGCGAGGAGACTCGCGTCTCCGTCGGCGCCCTCACCGCCGAGCAGGAGGGCGAACAGTCGCCCGGCATCGGCGAGGAGGAACCCGAAGACATCCCGAAGGCGTCGGATCTCTTCGATCCCTCGACGACGGCCCGCGTCATCCTCATGCAAAACGTCGTGCCGCTCATCTCGACGGTCGGCGCGTACATCACGTTCCGGTTCGTCCCGATCTTCGGCTTCTGA
- a CDS encoding DUF7522 family protein, whose amino-acid sequence MDGDAIDPTLADELRSLCRTTVGDELRSITYFTADDVEQLYLRSDLEQTADLIGFADHERLGFRSQSAYRNTQLGDYEATIRMFENGYLSRVIRGPHGVWVTTDDMSMERFEELTSALESVLEEFADSVDAAEPETDD is encoded by the coding sequence ATGGACGGCGATGCCATCGATCCGACGCTCGCGGACGAACTGCGAAGCCTCTGCCGGACGACGGTCGGCGACGAACTGCGGAGCATCACGTACTTCACGGCGGACGATGTCGAACAGCTCTACCTCCGATCGGACTTAGAGCAGACCGCCGATCTGATCGGGTTCGCCGATCACGAGCGGCTGGGCTTTCGCTCCCAGTCGGCGTACCGCAACACCCAGCTGGGCGACTACGAGGCGACCATCCGGATGTTCGAGAACGGCTACCTCTCGCGGGTGATCCGCGGCCCCCACGGCGTCTGGGTGACGACGGACGACATGTCGATGGAGCGCTTCGAGGAACTCACGAGCGCACTCGAGTCGGTGCTCGAGGAGTTCGCGGACTCGGTGGACGCCGCCGAGCCCGAGACCGACGACTGA
- a CDS encoding carbohydrate ABC transporter permease, giving the protein MSNARPSTEETAESRFDKLNYRRIGLYGLLGAVAVLFLVPLVSGLMTSLKGGNAFATTLPFVPPSPDVATLEPWSTAFSRLGGAMINSAAVAIPATVFSALFGSMTAYGLTKIDWRGQLVVVVLLLAAVFIPYQAVLVPLRQGWTMVGLEHTLELIPVVGDALAARTGLFELIVTHTAYGIPICTVLFRSYYQKLNDEILEAARLDGAPERRVYRRIVLPLSVPMFAVTLIYQFTQIWNDFLIALVLLNSPENFVVTLELNALAGSMQSMYNVQMAGAFLAALPTLLVYIAFGEQFAKGATV; this is encoded by the coding sequence ATGAGCAACGCACGACCGTCGACGGAAGAGACGGCAGAATCGCGGTTCGACAAGCTGAACTACCGGCGCATCGGCCTCTACGGGCTGCTGGGCGCGGTCGCCGTTCTCTTCCTCGTGCCCCTCGTGAGCGGGCTGATGACGTCGCTCAAGGGCGGCAACGCGTTCGCGACCACCCTGCCGTTCGTCCCGCCGTCGCCCGACGTCGCGACGCTCGAGCCGTGGTCGACCGCGTTCTCGCGGCTCGGCGGCGCGATGATAAACAGCGCCGCGGTCGCGATCCCGGCGACGGTCTTCTCGGCGCTGTTCGGGAGCATGACGGCCTACGGCCTCACGAAGATCGACTGGCGCGGCCAGCTCGTCGTCGTCGTGTTGTTGCTCGCGGCGGTCTTCATCCCGTACCAGGCGGTCCTCGTCCCCCTGCGACAGGGGTGGACGATGGTCGGCCTCGAGCACACGCTCGAACTGATCCCGGTCGTCGGCGACGCGCTCGCCGCTCGCACCGGCCTGTTCGAGCTGATCGTCACCCACACGGCCTACGGGATCCCGATCTGTACGGTCCTCTTCCGATCGTACTACCAGAAGTTGAACGACGAGATTCTCGAGGCGGCGCGGCTGGACGGCGCGCCGGAGCGGCGGGTCTACCGCCGCATCGTGCTGCCGCTGTCCGTGCCGATGTTCGCGGTGACGCTGATCTACCAGTTCACCCAGATCTGGAACGACTTCCTGATCGCGCTGGTGCTGCTGAACTCGCCGGAGAACTTCGTGGTGACGCTGGAACTCAACGCGCTCGCGGGATCGATGCAGAGCATGTACAACGTCCAGATGGCCGGCGCGTTCCTCGCGGCGTTACCGACGCTGCTCGTCTACATCGCGTTCGGAGAACAGTTCGCGAAAGGTGCAACCGTATGA
- a CDS encoding inorganic phosphate transporter codes for MVETVLLVGIVASLFVGFNIGGSSTGIAWGPAVGAGLLRKTTAAGLMTVFVFLGGWTVGRNVMDTLAGDIIAIDISLAAGVAVLFFIGFGILIANVFGVPVPTSMTTVGAIAGLGLATNTLNFDTIGWIISWWVVTPIIGLWVGATIGRYVYPELNRRFNIRSSEGPLLVLDRGGSVPKPAYGPNTTTQEFVGTILVLVIGCYMAFSAGASNVPNAVAPLVSSGALGADNAIVLATIAIGIGGFTIARRTMESVGSELSDIPLLAALVVMTTASTITTILSWMGIPISLVMGSVMTIVGLGWGRATRPVTARDAIRGDVDAEMSMGALKAEPEAPVTKIGEAESDEVLNAGDLFNPRAIMKYVSMWIIGPSMSTILAYAFFVAVPFV; via the coding sequence ATGGTCGAAACCGTGTTGTTGGTCGGGATCGTCGCGTCGCTGTTCGTCGGCTTCAACATCGGCGGCTCGTCGACCGGGATCGCGTGGGGGCCCGCCGTCGGAGCCGGACTCCTCCGGAAGACCACCGCCGCCGGATTGATGACCGTCTTCGTCTTCCTCGGCGGCTGGACCGTCGGTCGGAACGTGATGGACACGCTCGCCGGCGACATCATCGCGATCGACATCTCGCTCGCCGCGGGCGTCGCCGTGCTCTTTTTCATCGGCTTCGGCATCCTCATCGCGAACGTCTTCGGCGTTCCGGTGCCGACGTCGATGACGACCGTCGGCGCCATCGCCGGACTGGGGCTCGCGACGAACACGCTCAACTTCGACACGATCGGCTGGATCATCTCGTGGTGGGTCGTCACCCCGATCATCGGCCTCTGGGTCGGTGCCACGATCGGGCGCTACGTCTACCCGGAACTCAACCGCCGGTTCAACATTCGGTCCTCGGAGGGACCGCTGCTGGTTCTCGACCGCGGCGGATCGGTCCCGAAACCCGCGTACGGACCGAACACGACCACCCAGGAGTTCGTCGGGACGATCCTCGTCCTCGTCATCGGCTGTTACATGGCCTTCAGCGCCGGTGCGAGCAACGTCCCCAACGCCGTCGCGCCGCTGGTCAGCAGCGGCGCGCTCGGGGCCGACAACGCGATCGTCCTCGCGACGATCGCGATCGGCATCGGCGGCTTCACCATCGCCCGTCGGACGATGGAGTCGGTCGGCAGCGAACTCAGCGACATCCCGCTGCTGGCGGCGCTGGTCGTCATGACGACCGCCTCGACGATCACGACGATCCTCTCCTGGATGGGGATCCCGATCAGCCTCGTGATGGGGTCGGTAATGACCATCGTCGGCCTCGGCTGGGGACGGGCGACCCGACCCGTGACGGCTCGAGATGCGATCCGCGGCGACGTCGACGCGGAGATGTCGATGGGGGCGCTGAAGGCGGAACCGGAGGCCCCGGTGACCAAGATCGGTGAAGCGGAGTCCGACGAAGTCCTGAACGCGGGCGACCTGTTCAACCCGCGGGCGATCATGAAGTACGTCTCGATGTGGATCATCGGGCCGTCGATGTCGACGATCCTCGCCTACGCCTTCTTCGTCGCCGTACCGTTCGTCTAA
- a CDS encoding universal stress protein: MISRVLVPMDGSEMSEHALEYTLAAHPDAEITVLTVVGEPSPLWGEATGLALADDLEAMAEEHAEAVFDRARDLVEASDGEPTLETVVELGHPVRAILDRAGDHDAIVVGSHSGSLADRLFVGNVAEKVVRQSPVPVTVVR; the protein is encoded by the coding sequence ATGATCTCCCGCGTTCTCGTGCCGATGGACGGCTCCGAAATGAGCGAGCACGCCCTCGAGTACACCCTCGCGGCCCACCCGGACGCCGAGATCACGGTGCTCACCGTCGTCGGCGAACCGTCTCCGCTGTGGGGCGAAGCGACGGGGCTGGCGTTGGCCGACGACCTCGAGGCGATGGCCGAGGAGCACGCCGAAGCGGTGTTCGACCGCGCGCGAGACCTCGTCGAGGCGTCCGACGGGGAACCGACGCTCGAGACCGTCGTTGAGCTGGGTCATCCGGTCCGCGCGATTCTCGACCGGGCAGGCGACCACGATGCGATCGTCGTCGGCAGTCACAGCGGCAGCCTCGCGGACCGGTTGTTCGTCGGCAACGTCGCGGAGAAGGTGGTCCGACAGTCGCCGGTTCCAGTGACCGTCGTCCGGTGA